tgaaatattggatcatttgaacatttattgaaatgaaagcatgtgagaagtttagagggaaaaatcactatttggtggagctgttaacaactcatagacatgtgaaatgtgaccccgactacacactgctttttgtaagacgtcaaaagacaaaaaggttggaaaccactggtttcatctttaacaatgtgttgtattttaaaagcttgttatattatccattgtgtcaaatcttcatctgaaaagtaactaaagctgtcaaataaatgtagtggagtagaaagtacaatatttccctctgaaatgtagaaagtagcatcacatggaaatactcaagtaaagtacaagtacctctaaactgtacttcagtacttgagtaaatgtacttagttactgaGGTGGGAGGTGAAAGAATAAAGCAGACAAGACATTTCAGAGATTCAGCTGAAGATCCTcagatcatttttattattattttccatttcatcaaACTATAGAAACTATATTTCATTattccacaaacaaacaaacaaacaaacaaaaacagcactTCATTTATCTACAATGAGCCAAAATTATGTctttaaaaatcctttaaataatattttttataacaaaaCTTTGACTCTTTTTTGAATTTCGCATTTTTCAGATATGAGATAAAATGTGACAGAAAGTTTGTCCACAAGTTGTGTTTTCagatgaaaataagatatttaatgaagaaataaattaaatgacaagacaacaaaataaacGATGGTGTTCAgtattcttatttttaatttttctgtaaTAATAAGTTCTGATCTAGTTTGGAatttaatacaaataaacaataattgaACTGAGTTTCAGTGTCTCACATTAACTTTGTGAAGTTATGTATTGATTTCTGCTGTCATcatgtttgacctttgacctgtgatgagctgtttgttgtttgtttttgattttgttataAAGACTCTGGACAGATGTTGACAcatgttttctgcatttttcgGATTTATATTCTATTGATTTTTGTtgtataaacaaacaacaaacaacagactCGCAGACGTTGAAACGTGTtgtaaaagttatttaaaaagtttaattttctttcatcaCATGTGAATCTGACGTCACAAGATGCtcagttttcctttaaaatgacaGTTTCATTCATCCTGAGTGTGTTTAGCATcttgtttatattattatggCATCATGTGATCGTTACATCATCATGtgatcagctgtgtgtgtctctgagcCGATAAGTTCCTCTCCGTCAGACTCAGCAGTCTGTCCGCTGACATCAGCAGCTTACACACACCGACTACCTGTGGATTTATTAATGGATGTATTCTCGTTATATATACATGAAACGACCCCTCAGTAAGCTGGgagcaggggggggggggctacaCGTTTAATACCGCCCCCAAAAAAAGTTCTTAAATAGTctcagtgataaaaaaaaaagaaaagtcgagtcatgttttcagtttattaatTCTCTGGACCTGTTTGCGTCCTCACTGTGGATTTAATAAGGTTTGATTTTTATCTAACATGTGAGATTTATAACAAACACGTCATCCAGCTCATTAAAACttatgtatattatattgtttatcTCCGTGGCTCCgtataaaacaacattttaaacctgtatttttgtttttacagccttCAGCCTCTAAACACGTACAGACTTCATACATACTAAACAGGTctgattatattatatatatataaaacacactCCTGACCTCCATCTGATGATCATCTAACGAGCTTtatagttttaaatgttttatgtttgcaaACGTGACAAAAGAAAAGTCAACATAAAAGagtattttagacatttttatttgagtgtttttctcattttaaaaagagtcGAGACAGACATCAAAATAAAACTatgttcataaataaaaacaacaatctgGTTGTTTATCATCAAACTTTATACAGACGGAGACGTTTATGATTCTCCATCTTTTCTACATGTGTacagtttattaaatgtgtgCTGGACAGGAAGAAGTTGGTTGTGCACAGAGTGATTTAACACAGAAGTCTggatgaaaagaggaaaaaatacattaacaGTGTTTGACTCCACCCACCGCCGGTCATGTGATCAGCTCTTTTCATTCAAGTCTCTTTTTGTCgttataaaatattacatctgCTGCACGATAAAAAAGATTTGCAAGCTGTGATTCTGTTTCTTAATCCAAACAAAGATGATAGCAGGAAATGACGTTCAGCATGTTTATTAAAGAAAGACCGAACCGTTTTATAAACCGCTGATTTGCAAAAACAACTGactaaaaaatgacaaacaaataaaaaactttaTACGGAGTAAAGTTGCAATCACAATAAAAAGAGGTAAAAACTCTTCGAGCTAACGATCCTgaccaataaaataaataataaaacactggaaacaagTTATTCAGTCAATAAAACCGTAATTCACAAGTTCATTTTTGAGATTTTAACCTCCAGATTCATTTTTTCActcctgtgacatcatcagactcGGTGACGAacagtttaaagaaaaattaaatcaatgcagcagaaccagagatacctgacgcctacattacccacgaTGCAACTGGACTATCAACGGGAGGGTGGGGAGATGTGTTACAGGAGGAGAATCAcgggtgtaaataataaaacgAACGATGTTTAAAGGCCTTTACACAGTCAGCAGACGCCATTTTTTCGTGCGACTGATTCACAcgtcaatatattttttcaaactgttgtttgtgtCGTGAGGACATTTTTCTGACTTCTCACACAGCGAATAAAAGCATCAACCAATCAGGAAGTGTAATCTGCACAGACGGCTGTTTGTTGCGACGGCCCACGTGGGGCGTTGAGTAACCTGCTGCGTGTGTTTGAACTTATTGACCGTATCAatattgattgatcagctgcaggcagacaggtaggTTCACTCACTGTGAACATGAATCAATACATTGATGGATCATGTATCATAAGCATCATCACCATGTATttatacatacaaacactgGATTTCTTCCCATGTTTGGGTTCAGTAACTTCCTGCTGTCCGTCAGCCTGCTGAAGGCAGTTTGTCTTctcaggagctgcagctgacaggcggctgaacgcaggtcggagatcatcatcagtgatgatgaagaggagagcGTTATATCCGCTCGATCCACGACGGCtccgacctgcgttcagcgtctccgtccacagaagcagccgccGGACAAACCGACTGACGGCAGAACGAGCCGTCGCAAATACGTATCGCTGCCGGTGTGAATAGTTTTGATGCGAACTATTCGCAGGCGATTATTTCGCAATTTCGTGACGTTGATCCTcgtcgctgtgtgtgtgtaaaggccttAAGTTTCACTCTGGCTCACTCTCTCACTAATGTGGTTTACGGGGACTCTTGAACAGAACAGAGACATCgttaatgttttcattagtAATAACTAATGTCGCCTGTGTTCTGTTAGTAGcggagctgctagcctccagcagttatgctaacattactttttaaACGCTCAAACGTCCCAACTGActctgactcaagtgacatcatcagtgacatcatcagctcactctttatactactttttacaCAGTGAAGACCTGGAAAGACACACTGAGGTGGAAAATACCTGCGGTATATATCGGGTTaccattattttatattttgtgtcgTGCTAATTGaatatttgtcatttccagctgcCATTTTTGGTCTGAGAACTGAGTAACAGTTTataaaaagggttaaaaaacTTTTCCATGGTGCAGCAGACAGAATATTTCTGATCCTGATGGTTCAAAGAGTCTTTGAAAACAGATATAACTGTTGTTAAATGATCTTCTGGGTGTTTTTCAGCTGAAACAGGACAGAACTGACCAAACTGGTCTTATTTTAACCCCCAAAAACAACCAATAAAGAACGAATCCTCCTCGTCTGTTTTCATATGAAGATGAGTTCAAACAGGTTTTCTTCTCTTATTCTCTCCATTCACTTCACTTTCCTTAAATATGATTCTTCTGTCAGAGAACGGTACAAATTTCTGCTTTTTCCAAAGTACAAATACAACTTTTTAAATATCCACACCCCCACTGTGACATCACCGGACATGACATCATCAACACGTCGGTCACATGACATCGACAAAGAAGTCGCCGGGGTTTCCCATGGCCAGGCGGAAGGACTGTCGGGAGGCGGAGACTTCAGGCGGGACAGAAGAAAGGTCGCGACCCTGACCCGGAGGTGGCGAGGGGGAGTCTTTGTTACCATGGAgaccagaggaggaggacggcGGTCGTCCGGTGGTGTCGTCGCCGGAAGGAGCATTTACTTCCAGTTTGGttggctctgattggctgcgttctcctcctccctccttctgaTCATCACTACAGTTTGATCCACTGCTGCGACTTCctgttcaataaaaaacaaacaacacgaTCAGATCGTCCCAATACAACGTCAGTTATAGTGTTATAAGAAcattatcatattatattttatattattatatattattatcttatttaaccagaaaatgataaatattatCAAGAAATTTCTTGAAAAATTAAATAGAATTGAGTTTtgagaatttgttttttaaggattttttgaGAGATCTTTAAGAAATCATTTGATAAATTGTTGAGTTTTTTGGACAAAGGGCAAAATTCCAATGACCCCTATTTTTTGAGATATTACATTTCATGTATGTTTTAGGAAACAAATAGTTTTTGGTGATTATGTATAAAGTGTGCTGGATTAATTATCATCAgaacagaaagcagagaggaaacagtgCTGTCACCTTCACTGTGCtgactccctcctcctcctcctcctcctcctcctcccccccagGCTGGCAGCTGGGGGAGGGGGTGAGGCGAGCTGTAGGGGTGAGGGATGGGGTACTGGTAGGGGAAGGCTGGGGGCCACAAGGGGCCTGAAGCCGGAGCCAGCGGGTCATGTTCTGATGTTCCTCCTCGACTGGAGGCTCCGTCATGATCCAGCAGAGACATCACGCCCAGATCTGCAGACAGGAGGAATCAATAATAATCAATCATTAATCATTAAACTGTGAATCAgtcatacaaatacattttgtatgaaCAAAAAAACTCTTGTTAAATTTCTTTTAATAAACTCATTGGAAATGAGCTTTTAAGAccataaaaatactgtatgtgttgatATTTCAAGAGAAAAGTTGTGGGTGTTTTGTCACCATCTTGTGGTTGTTAGTGGTACTGCAGCTTCAGACGGGACCGGCTCAAATAAAAAGCTGATATCAGAATGAATCAGATATTTAAATGTTCAGAACctggtctagacctgctctatgtgaaaagtgccctgagataacctctgttgtgatttggcgctacataattaaaatgtcattaaattgAACTGAACAGTATGTCGATTTAGACGTGTAAATGTCCGACTATCCTCACCTCCGCAGAGGTCTCCGAACACGTAGTAGCACTGCTCAGAGAAGGTGACCTTGCTGACGGTGTGTCGGATGTAGCCGGCCTTCAGCAGGTTTCCGGCGTACTTCCGAGCTTCTCGGCGGTCATTGAAACCTTCCACGTTTCTGTGCAGCCAGTCCACCACGTCTGAACCTGGAGGGACGGACAGATGAACTCAAGTTAGACTCTGTAAAACTCAAACAATTATTAAAGGCAACAAAAGTTGTCTAACTATCATCCGAACTCATCAAACTTAATtcatgttctgtctgaacacagttGGGTTGATGGTCGCTTCATGTGCCTTACTGCTGCTGAGCTTCTTACCGATGAAGGCGTTGGGGATGGTGATCTTCAGCCACATCCGGTCCCGGACCTCTAGGCCCGACTCGGGATTGGCAATCGCCTTGACTATGGCTGTCATGTCACTGTGGATGGTGAGCTGGTTGTCTTCATGGACACCTGAAAGACATCAGAGCGGAGCTGGATTACTCTTGGAGTCGTGGAGAGACAGGTGAGGACGGGCACTGCAATGGCTGATGGGAGTCGCACCGTAGTGTGGGAGGAGCCTCCCCGTCATGGCGGCAGTGTGAGACACCCAGGCAGCGGGGTCGATGGGACGGACCGGCTCACCTGACAGAGGACGGAGAACTTATTAACAGAACTGACTGCATTCAAATATAGTTAGTTGAAGCAAAATCACATAAAAGTGCTGCTCACTTCTTGGCAGTGTGAAGCAGCCTCGTGGGTTCGGATCCCAACACTTCGCCACCGTTAACGTCACcggactgcagacagacaggtagacaggtagaaagtagacagagagacagacaggtagacagacaggtagacaggtatAAGAGGAGGCAGTAGAACCAGCAGCTCAGCAGAGATTGGGGAGTGACAGTAAATCTTCTCCACCTCCAGAGGAACGTAAGGCGTATAATCAACCAAAGTGCTTGTCGGATCATAGAAACAGCGTCTGAACCGCCCCAAAACCTTCCTAAACTTCAGAATTAGATGGTCCGCGTCCGACAATTTTTCTGCTTCTCCgaaaccaaaaatattttgtgtcgCTATGACAACAAGCTGTTCACCCTGCCTTCAGATGTGGACATTCAGAACATCTATGAACACGTCACATGAACTGGTTTGTTACTTGACGTCGTCGCTCCCTGCAAAGATGCACCAGTACAGCAGAGACTGGGGACTGACATCAACATCTTCAGCACCATCGTCTTATTGCAATGATAATCACTACATGGACAAAAATATGTGGACGACTGAACACGGCAGtaacagtagcagcagtagtactATAATAAGTCTCACCCTGGTTTAGTAGTAGcggtagtactgtagtagtagtagtactgtagtagcagtagtactatAATAAGTCTCACCCTggtttagtagtagtagtagtagtagtagtagtagtagtagtagtagtactgtagtagcagtagtactatAATAAGTCTCACCCTggtttagtagtagtagtagtagtagtagtagtagtagtagtagtagtactgtagtagcagtagtactatAATAAGTCTCACCCTggtttagtagtagtagtagtagtagtagtagtagtagtagtagtagtactgtagtagcagtagtactatAATAAGTCTCACCCTggtttagtagtagtagtagtagtagtagtagtagcagtactgtagtagcagtagtactatAATAAGTCTCACCCTGGTTTATTAGTAGcggtagtactgtagtagtagtagcagtactgtagtagcagtagtactatAATAAGTCTCACCCTggtttagtagtagtagtagtactgtagtagtagtagcagtactgtagtagcagtagtactatAATAAGTCTCACCCTGGTTTAGTAGTAGcggtagtactgtagtagtagtagcagtactgtagtagcagtagtactatAATAAGTCTCACCCTggtttagtagtagtagtagtactgtagtagtagtagcagtattGTAGTAGCAGTACTACTGTAATAAGTCTCACCCTggtttagtagtagtagtagtactgtagtagtagtagcagtactgtagtagcagtagtactatAATAAGTCTCACCCTGGTTTAGTAGTAGcggtagtactgtagtagtagtagcagtactgtagtagcagtagtactatAATAAGTCTCACCCTggtttagtagtagtagtagtactgtagtagtagtagcagtattGTAGTAGCAGTACTACTGTAATAAGTCTCACCCTGGTTTATTAGTAGCGGTAGTACTGTaatagcagtagtagcagtagtagtagtagtactgtagtagtagtagtactataATAAGTCTCACCCTggtttagtagtagtagtagtagtagtagtagtagtactgtagtagcagtagtactatAATAAGTCTCACCCTggtttagtagtagtagtagtagtagtagtagtagtagtactgtagtagcagtagtactatAATAAGTCTCACCCTggtttagtagtagtagtagtagtagtagtagtagtactgtagtagcagtagtactatAATAAGTCTCACCCTggtttagtagtagtagtagtagtagtagtagtagcagtactgtagtagcagtagtactatAATAAGTCTCACCCTggtttagtagtagtagtagtactgtagtagtagtagcagtactgtagtagcagtagtactatAATAAGTCTCACCCTGGTTTAGTAGTAGcggtagtactgtagtagtagtagcagtactgtagtagcagtagtactatAATAAGTCTCACCCTggtttagtagtagtagtagtactgtagtagtagtagcagtattGTAGTAGCAGTACTACTGTAATAAGTCTCACCCTggtttagtagtagtagtagtactgtagtagtagtagcagtactgtagtagcagtagtactatAATAAGTCTCACCCTGGTTTAGTAGTAGcggtagtactgtagtagtagtagcagtactgtagtagcagtagtactatAATAAGTCTCACCCTggtttagtagtagtagtagtactgtagtagtagtagcagtattGTAGTAGCAGTACTACTGTAATAAGTCTCACCCTGGTTTATTAGTAGCGGTAGTACTGTaatagcagtagtagcagtagtagtagtagtactgtagtagtagtagtactataATAAGTCTCACCCTggtttagtagtagtagtagtagtagtagtagtagtactgtagtagcagtagtactatAATAAGTCTCACCCTggtttagtagtagtagtagtagtagtagtagtagtagtactgtagtagcagtagtactatAATAAGTCTCACCCTggtttagtagtagtagtagtagtagtagtagtagtagtactgtagtagcagtagtactatAATAAGTCTCACCCTggtttagtagtagtagtagtagtagtagtactgtagtagcagtagtactatAATAAGTCTCACCCTggtttagtagtagtagtagtagtagtagtagtagtactgtagtagcagtagtactatAATAAGTCTCACCCTggtttagtagtagtagtagtagtagtagtagtagtagtagtagtagtactgtagtagcagtagtactatAATAAGTCTCACCCTggtttagtagtagtagtagtagtagtagtagtagtagtagtactgtagtagcagtagtactatAATAAGTCTCACCCTggtttagtagtagtagtagtagtagtagtagtagtagtactgtagtagcagtagtactatAATAAGTCTCACCCTGGTTTGTGGACGATCTCTCTCAGGACTCGCACTGCGTCGTCGTTGCTCATGTTCTCAAAGTTGATGTCATTCACCTGTACAGGTATACAGAAGATAAATACTACTGCAGATGTCGTTAcaagtagtagcagtagtagtagtagtagtactacaGCATCAGAGGCAGCAGTACCTGCAGTAACATGTCTCCGGGCTCGATGCGTCCGTCTGCTGCCACCGCTCCGCCCTTCATGATGGAGCCGATATAAATCCCTCCGTCTCCTCTGTCATTACTCTGACCCACAATACTGATGC
This region of Thunnus maccoyii chromosome 6, fThuMac1.1, whole genome shotgun sequence genomic DNA includes:
- the LOC121898756 gene encoding segment polarity protein dishevelled homolog DVL-3-like; translated protein: MGDRSLSEETRVIYHLEDQETPYLIRINVPAQRVTLQDFKQVLNKPNLKFFFKSVDDDFGVVKEEISDDDARLPCVNGRVVCWLVSSDSCQPDFKGSDIQSVATPTSLAPPPIERTGGIGDSRPPSFHAAAVSCQDELQGSEVEVSPRQRREEETLQRREVRDRGGLNGHAHQPADQSGAGPTGGDSSSNQQSSELETTSFCSSEEDSGGRFSQSTEQSSSSPRLVRRQRRRHRKPKTQRMERSVSFSSVTDSTMSLNIITVTLNLERYNFLGISIVGQSNDRGDGGIYIGSIMKGGAVAADGRIEPGDMLLQVNDINFENMSNDDAVRVLREIVHKPGPVTLTVAKCWDPNPRGCFTLPRSEPVRPIDPAAWVSHTAAMTGRLLPHYGVHEDNQLTIHSDMTAIVKAIANPESGLEVRDRMWLKITIPNAFIGSDVVDWLHRNVEGFNDRREARKYAGNLLKAGYIRHTVSKVTFSEQCYYVFGDLCGDLGVMSLLDHDGASSRGGTSEHDPLAPASGPLWPPAFPYQYPIPHPYSSPHPLPQLPAWGGGGGGGGGGGSQHSEGSRSSGSNCSDDQKEGGGERSQSEPTKLEVNAPSGDDTTGRPPSSSSGLHGNKDSPSPPPGQGRDLSSVPPEVSASRQSFRLAMGNPGDFFVDVM